A window of Eubalaena glacialis isolate mEubGla1 chromosome 11, mEubGla1.1.hap2.+ XY, whole genome shotgun sequence genomic DNA:
ATCCAGGGTACTGAGTCTGGTGATTGATAGACACACAGGGGATGTGGAAGCTCAGTGGAGGGAATCTACCCCTGCTCGAGGAGCATCAGGTTTGTGTCTCCAGAGATGAAGCCTCATCTGGTACCTGGTAGCATTTTCTCAGATGAACAGTAGAGGGAAAAGCCTTCCAGTCGTAGGGAGTAGCAAGTACAAAGCGCAGGGATGGGAGAGACATTTAGGTGAACTATGGTTCTGTGATTCCCACTGGCTGCAGTGGAGGTGTGAGATAGGGCTCTGCCAATTTACCTGCTTcatgaccctggacaagtcatgTAACCTCTCAGACTATAAACTGCTCCCTGGGATATCAAAAGATACTTGGTTTAATAAGCATCTATGGAACATCCTCTGTGAGCCAGGCACGGTATCAGGTTGGTGCTGGGCATATGGAGATGTGTAAAAGCTACAAATCCCTACTCACAGGAAGCACATGGTCTCGTGGAAGAGACAGACACTATGCACTGTGTTACTAAGAGTCATGAACAAAGCACCAGAGAGAAGGAGGCAATTAATGCTGCTCAAAGAAGAGGTGATGAGTAAGTGTTCTACCACGTGGACAGAGAAAAAAGCATTTCAAATTTAGCAAAggcaaggaggaaggaaaaggcatTGATGTATTCATAGAACAGGTCAGGAATGGTTGTAAGGTAAGGTACAGGGTGCAGGGGAGACAAGGGGTGACTGTGACACCAGCCTGGGACACACAGGTGCCTGGACCCCTGTTATCCATGACGGTGACAATGGGTTTGAAAGCAAGGCCCAGGCCCAAGCAGGTTCACAGGTCACCACACTTTCTGTGGGGCCTCAAGGGCAGGCCCTCCAAGTACTACCACCATCTGGCATCTTGTCCGGGCCCAGTTCCCCAGCACTCCAAAGAGACAAGCTTGAGGAGCCTGGGTGGAGGACAAGCCCAGCCATTCATGTCACGTATTGGGAAACAGAAGCCCCCAGGGGCATGGTGACTTGCCCGAAACCACGAGGTTATACAGTCGCAAGTGACAGACAACGGCCACAAAGCGTCCTCTTGTTGCTCCGAAACCGCACTGAGACAATGAGACAAAGGGGTGCGAGTCTGGCTGACATATACTGCAACAAGAGTTTGCAAACTCCAAaaccacccctccctcccacccctctcctccaACTAGTACCTCCCTGtcgctccctcctccttcccctcctcttccgGACCCTCCTCCGGGGCTCCGCCTGCCTCTTCCGGTCCCTCCCCCTGAGGACCCGCCCCCCTTGCCGGTCCCTCCCCTAAGGGCCCGCCCCTCTTCCGGTCTCTCCCTCCAACAGCCCTTCTCTTCCGATTCCTAACTGAGGCTTCGCCCCCGCCTCCCGTCACGTTGCAGAGAGGCTTGCTCCAGGTAGCCTGTCCCCGGAAGTGACGTTAAAGGCCCTCCCTTCAGGAAGTGACAACAGAAGTGCCCTTGACCGGTGGGGAGGGCCGAGCTGTGCATCCCTCCGCTCTCGCTGCAGGGAGGTAGGAGGCCCGTGGGGGTGGCTCGAGGTGGTGTCGAGGCGGCTGAGGCACTCTGCCGGCGCGCTCCTGTGCGGACCGGCGGCCGAGCGGGCAGAGACCCTGGGCTGGGGGAACCTGCTATCCGGGGAGCCGGGGTCCCTGGTCCCTGGTGGCGTCCAGTTCCCCAGCTCCTTCCACACACACGTTCCTCCTTTTTTAGTTCCCCCCTCCTACCCCGTGCCTCTTCGTTTCTCCTTGAATTGTTGCGGTTCCTCTTTCCTGATCCTTCGACAGCCACCCCCTTTGTCCTAAATTTCCCattaaaacactttgaaaaagaGTAATCGATAGAGTAAGGACTTCTCAGACCGCCGTGGGTTCCAACGTTGATTCTCATTTAATAATTGGGTTATTTTGGACATGTCACAATTTTCCTGAGCCTCGGAGTTTCCCATATACATCTCTTTTAATGGTGTATTGACTGCCCCTactcttcctgcctcttcccctcACAGATGGCGCAGCGGCTTCTCCTGAGGAGGTTCCTGGCCTCCGTAATCTGCAGGAAGCCCTCTCAGAGTCGGTGGACGCCCCTTGCCTCCAGGGCCCTGCAGACCCCACAGCGCAGTCCTAATAACCTGACAGTAACACCCAGCCAAGCCCGGTCAATATACACCACCAGAGTCTGTACAACGACCTTTAACATCCAGGATGGACCAGACTTTCAAGACCGAGTTGTCAACAGTGAGACACCAGTGGTTGTGGATTTCCATGCACAGTGAGTCCTGGGAGTTGGCAGAAGACTGGGGTATCACTTGTTCAGGTATTTGTTTATTGAGAGCCTGCTGTGTCTCAGTACTACATTTGATTCTTTTCATATGTAGACTCATTCCAAAGATTGATGAGACCCAATCCCTTCTGTCAAAGATTAAGTATAGTTTGGCAGGAGACGAACTGGTAAATAGTCTTCAAAACTCACTGTGATTGGTGCTGCGAAACACTTACATTCTGTATCTCACTGCCCGAATGGCCCCGGTCATCTTCAACTTGGACCAAAGCAGGAAAAATATGACTCCAGCATCATCTGACTTTTGGTGTATACCAGTTCCTGGCCCGTTAGagagatgattttattttaacatcttgccACCTAACCTGGGAAGGGCTGGCAAAAAGTTACCAGTGCCACCGCAGTGGTGCCCAGACATGCAGGGGATGGGCAGGAGTTTCTTTCCAGTGCTGTGTGAGTTTGTTTTAGGGATATTTAAATGTCTATGGCCTTCTGATTGTTGGCCTGGCCTTCTTCATTTCCGGACCTTTGAAGCCTGGCTAGATGCCTGACTCCAAAACTACTGGAAAAACCCCTCAGAATGGGGcatcctgaaagaagccagtgtAGCCTGAGTTAGAAGTTGGAAGGCCTTTTGCGCAAACCACTGACagattcttttgctttctttcccattctttctCTGACTCACCATGTTGCCTTGGGCAGGCCATGTGGTgtccttctgcctccctctcttcACTTTGATAGGAGATAAGGTCTTGCAGACTGGGTTTTTAGGTGTTGTGAGTTCATTGAAATCTCTGAGTGCAAAGGGTTTAAAGGCTGAGAATAAAATAGGAGTCACCAGTCGGGGGTTCGTGGAAGGCAGAGCTGTTCTGCCCTCCTGGTCTGATGAGCATACCGGAGAAGGCTTCTAAAATGGATGAAAAGTGGGGTGATGCCTTGTCTTCTTCCCCAGAAAGGAAGCAGGGGGTGAGTTTGTTCattcagtgccaggcactgtccttagTGCCACATACTTAGAGATGACAGCCTAGGcttaaccacctagaggggaacACCTGTGTTAGTGCAGTGATGGAAGTTGACACAGGGCCTGGGGGATCACAGAGTAACCTGGGGCTAAAAGAAGACACTTGGCACACAACCTTGGATGCAGTCCCAGACCTTGCACAAGTCTCATAACTtgtttgggcctcagtttcttaggAAGacgttttcttttcctttgcaggGTTGAGGGTTCTGTGTAGTAAAAGCTGAGAAGGTCCTGGCACAGTGGCTGGCAGTCGTAGATACTCCCTAGCTACTGGTTTCCGTTCCCTTAGTTCTGAGTCCGTGAGGTGTTTGAAGTAACTCTGCAGCTTACAACGCGTATTTATCCACATTGCCTTAGTTGATTTCTCATCATAGCTTCGAGATCCAGAGTCTCgctttcaaatgaggaaactgaggcttcagaACAATCAGCTGGTTGGCAGGAGCCTGTCTTTGAACCTAAACCTTTTAACTTCAAATCCCATGTTCATCTATGTGACAGTGTATTTCTTTTAGATACAGTGAAATAATCTTTCTAAGAGTCTTAGGCTGAGGCCTGTGTTTTAGAAATCCAGGACCTGTAAAAATTCCCCAGTTGCAGAGTCTCCTGGAGTTACCTGGCATGTCAGCATTACAGGTTAACATCCACACACTGTAAGCAGAGGTGATGAGGCCGGACAGTCCCTCGGAAAGATGTGGGTCAAGGGAAGGTCCTGGGAAACCGTAGATTGATTGGCGAGCGCTTTTGTGACGGGatgcttctccttccccttccgaGGTGGTGTGGTCCCTGCAAGATCCTGGGGCCAAGGTTAGAGAAGGTGGTGGCCAAGCAGCATGGAAAGGTGGTGATGGCCAAGGTGGATATTGACGACCACACAGACCTCGCCATAGAGTATGAGGTATGTTTCGGCAGGGGATGGCCACAGGGCAACTGGTGTGGGGATGCTTGGGGCCACAGGATAGCTGGAGACGTCTTGGGGGCCACCAGGGAGTCAGTAAGGGGGTGtcttgattctttctagagatcTCAGGGGTTCAGAGCACTTCAGATGTGACTCCCTTGGTCCTCTGAGCCTCCTGTCTCTTTTCACCACCTTTAGGCAGTGGGATGTGTGACCCCAAACACCAGGTTTTTCTCGGAATCTTGGGAAATTGATGCCCTCCCTCATTCAtggattcatccatccatctgtgaGCCCTACGGCGTGCCAGGCGTACATGATTCTGGCGCAACTAAGATGAGCTCCTTGTCcccggggttggggtgggggagtaaAGGGAATAGGGAATGCGTCACGTTAGAGGGACCCTCTGAGCAGAGCCGTGAAGGGTGCACAGAGAAGAAGGCAGGGCCGAGAGCACAGCAAACACAAAGACGTGAGCTGTTCTGTGTCTGACTGGCTTGTGCATTCCTTCAGCAGACATGTGTTCAGAGTCCCTTCAAGGCCAGGGCTGTTACTTGGTGGTGAGGATGTGGCAGTGAACAGAGCTGACAGAATCCCTGCCTTTGTGGAGCCTACATGCTAGTATTTCAGATTGGGCATCCACGAACTTGTTCTCTAAAGGACGAGGTGGTACATGTTAGAGGCTTTGCAGGGCATTGGTCTCTGTTGCGATACTCACCTGTCTTGTAGCAGGAGAGCAGCCATAGAAAGTATCTAAACAAATGGGCGTGGCCGCGTGCCGGTAGAACTTCATTTACGAAAACAGGCAGCGGGCAGCAGGTTTGGCTTGTGGGCCACAGTTCGCTGATCCCTGTTTTAGATAATAAGTGCcgtggagaaaaagaaatcaggaagagggggtgggagtgctgggcacagggctggggagggtttccttttttaaagggtGGGCTAGGGAAGGCCTCGCTGAGAAGCTGACAGCTGAGCAAAGACCTGGAGGGAGTAAGGACCGAGCCATGCCGCTCTTTGGAAGAGCGATCCAGTGGCGCAGACATCctttgcaaaggccctgaggtcaggGTCTCACACGTTTGCTCACAGAACATCAGGGCCTGTGTGCCTGGAGCAGAGCTTGccagaggaagaggagcaggagaTGCGTGGGGTGTGGAGCATCCTCTGGGCCTTGGAGACCACGTTGTAGCTGGAGAAAGGGGAGCGGTCCATTGTGGCTGGATGGCCACGGGGAAGGGCCAAGCAAGCAGTGAGAGGACAGGCAGCTGGGAAAGCCGACTGCCGCCAAATTGGAAGGGGCCTGGATAGCATTATT
This region includes:
- the TXN2 gene encoding thioredoxin, mitochondrial — encoded protein: MAQRLLLRRFLASVICRKPSQSRWTPLASRALQTPQRSPNNLTVTPSQARSIYTTRVCTTTFNIQDGPDFQDRVVNSETPVVVDFHAQWCGPCKILGPRLEKVVAKQHGKVVMAKVDIDDHTDLAIEYEVSAVPTVLAIKNGDVVDKFVGIKDEDQLEAFLKKLIG